A single window of Colletotrichum higginsianum IMI 349063 chromosome 8, whole genome shotgun sequence DNA harbors:
- a CDS encoding DNA repair protein rad51, whose amino-acid sequence MDSADTQYLYRETRLNLEPASASSIVNIRVPSLTSNGRGATCKLTNGDNNVSEDEVAFRLKSLAPASSIYHRKWHDAPRSFLWRLLEDGLVLSLRVVDTCRQEKVVDAPLVLNFRFTVPIQPSCVAFADPREHDALSMFVLDESNFLYSFTLRPDFFRKRSAIEAGPGDACKVYQPKVFGFKHPHRMVAASTDQVVISLHDGGLVRLDRNKTQDSTSNPWKETIYNSQGWAQGIRSYLPFKQNHTIRYRNIHMDASAATSIQVTDLGLDDAAFLFTVCLDHRMRIWNLRTGQILFTGDILNADRNPQETGKWQIEPTQANLLQLVGDSTGNRMCATYSPIGAGEFKFWNIKARDSDTVYVEDAFPDTTLVPSSPSLSDVWTLADFVLSNLADGGIQLWTLWKNNMTYKVQELDLNRDSIAESWESEWASVHIDTTYPTAPTSGPSDPTDPTEKWLELILAPGRFTKATLETALSIYEKGLYSQKGASNSKVQKGLAESICSVLASTASLDRNSAGGMDYEQFRASSETQWRRFYRLLIELDKQRGEAIALVLDADSDMTWVVCADAISAIRECSSLERLFFNLARPDEGTEKVANLVATGVGFLDAISDSIQQVCTAALRPEIFEETPRTDYERIQYLFDTTGLWRTVSEEDCAQVIESLGQNYTGVTMDLYESLSGLVAATDDSGSRKARQPLTDFGRKLIVKAVQETINLQWTVIFSQVLLLVHMEFDWEQEEDMLSKRLDVGAVFRQFLDSLRRLELLRWLSKTEITVPIGNKHERNGSFSGSPSASKRLGDETQTVTALEGNVGHLLGVGDHRNEPLAASITDIVTDLCASNSDIEVSPTLIQCSLIRRERADLALELTPYCAQTPFATYIQGRVFLALKDFAQAAFHFRKAAIGMSVKDIDVDRHSSGLLDDTEWNLLNKGPARYHCHIVALFEKAKAYSFVIEFAGLAIQYSHASPEAALVRSEMLSRQFNAATVFSRFDVAHASLLAMKDKAMQHSSLRKLVDKMCESYHTSELMSLPFPGLQDSIDEILAQRCKTAMDVLSGIPYHQILYSWRIKHNDYRGAATVLLDRIQKLQHAGEGDKLIGDDILDTAVTKQYLLLINALSCVDPKQAWIFSEELPPPNSRETTGFQGKRKVVTLPDLRKQYQDELDRIAAIQNNQFGFEADDAMDIM is encoded by the exons ATGGATTCCGCAGACACCCAATATCTCTACCGAGAGACTCGTCTCAATCTCGAACCGGCCTCCGCCTCGTCTATCGTCAACATCCGCGTTCCCTCGCTGACGTCGAACGGTAGAGGCGCGACCTGCAAACTGACAAACGGCGACAACAACGTCAGCGAAGATGAGGTTGCTTTTCGGCTGAAGAGCCTGGCGCCTGCTTCGTCGATCTACCACCGCAAATGGCACGATGCACCACGCAGTTTTCTTTGGAGGCTGCTAGAGGACGGCCTGGTTCTGAGCCTCCGTGTCGTAGATACCTGTCGCCAGGAGAAGGTTGTCGATGCGCCTCTTGTTCTCAATTTCAGATTTACCGTGCCGATTCAGCCATCCTgcgtcgccttcgccgatCCCCGGGAGCACGACGCGCTTTCCATGTTCGTGCTCGACGAGTCCAACTTCCTATACTCCTTTACCCTGCGGCCCGACTTCTTTAGGAAGCGCTCTGCGATCGAGGCCGGCCCGGGTGATGCCTGCAAGGTGTACCAGCCAAAGGTTTTCGGCTTCAAGCACCCACACCGCATGGTCGCTGCGAGTACCGACCAGGTTGTCATTTCTCTACACGATGGTGGGCTTGTGCGATTGGACCGGAATAAGACTCAGGATT CAACCAGCAACCCCTGGAAAGAGACAATATACAACTCACAAGGCTGGGCTCAGGGCATTCGCAGCTACCTTCCCTTCAAGCAGAACCATACCATTCGGTACCGCAATATCCACATGGACGCAAGCGCAGCGACGTCAATACAGGTGACGGATCTCGGACTAGACGATGCGGCATTCCTCTTCACAGTCTGTCTCGATCACCGCATGCGTATTTGGAACCTGCGGACCGGTCAGATCCTGTTCACTGGGGACATTCTCAACGCCGACCGCAACCCCCAGGAGACCGGCAAGTGGCAAATCGAGCCAACACAAGCGAATCTTCTGCAGCTGGTTGGCGACAGCACAGGCAATCGGATGTGTGCCACATACTCGCCCATCGGAGCGGGAGAGTTCAAGTTCTGGAACATCAAAGCCCGCGACAGTGACACCGTCTACGTGGAAGACGCCTTCCCGGATACCACGCTTGTTCCATCATCACCTTCTCTGTCAGACGTATGGACATTGGCGGACTTTGTTCTCTCAAATCTTGCCGATGGTGGAATTCAGTTATGGACGTTGTGGAAGAACAACATGACGTACAAGGTCCAGGAGCTTGATCTCAACAGGGATAGCATCGCCGAGTCTTGGGAAAGCGAGTGGGCATCGGTTCACATTGACACCACATACCCAACGGCGCCAACCTCGGGTCCATCTGACCCGACGGACCCAACAGAGAAGTGGTTGGAGCTCATCCTCGCCCCTGGTCGCTTCACGAAGGCAACTCTCGAAACAGCCCTGTCAATCTACGAGAAGGGGCTTTACTCCCAGAAAGGGGCCAGCAACTCTAAGGTTCAAAAGGGGTTGGCAGAGTCAATCTGCTCCGTCCTCGCCTCAACAGCGTCTCTGGATCGGAACTCGGCTGGTGGAATGGATTACGAGCAATTCCGTGCCAGTAGCGAGACCCAATGGCGGAGATTCTACCGTCTCCTTATCGAATTGGACAAACAGCGTGGCGAGGCTATTGCGCTGGTCCTCGACGCGGACTCTGACATGACCTGGGTTGTCTGCGCCGATGCTATCTCCGCCATTAGAGAATGCAGCTCGCTAGAGCGGCTGTTTTTCAACCTTGCGCGTCCGGATGAGGGCACAGAAAAAGTGGCGAACCTGGTAGCTACTGGAGTTGGCTTTCTCGATGCAATTTCTGACAGCATCCAACAAGTTTGCACGGCCGCACTGCGACCCGAAATCTTTGAAGAGACGCCCAGAACGGACTACGAGAGGATCCAATACCTGTTCGACACCACAGGTCTGTGGCGCACCGTAAGCGAAGAAGACTGCGCTCAGGTAATCGAAAGTTTGGGACAGAATTACACCGGCGTCACGATGGACCTATACGAGAGCTTATCCGGCTTGGTAGCGGCTACGGACGACTCGGGGAGCCGCAAAGCTCGGCAGCCGCTTACTGATTTTGGAAGGAAGCTgatcgtcaaggccgtccaGGAGACGATTAATCTGCAATGGACTGTCATTTTCAGTCAGGTGTTGTTATTGGTGCACATGGAGTTCGACTGGGAGCAGGAAGAAGACATGCTCTCCAAGcggctcgacgtcggcgctgTCTTCAGACAGTTTCTCGATTCACTCCGCCGGCTAGAATTGCTTCGTTGGCTGTCAAAGACTGAGATCACCGTTCCTATTGGCAACAAGCACGAGCGCAACGGTTCATTCTCTGGCTCACCAAGCGCTTCCAAGCGTCTGGGAGACGAGACCCAGACGGTCACAGCACTGGAGGGCAATGTGGGTCACCttcttggcgtcggcgaccaTCGAAACGAGCCACTTGCGGCGAGCATAACGGATATCGTCACGGATCTCTGCGCCTCTAACAGTGACATCGAGGTGTCGCCCACTCTTATTCAATGCTCTCTCATTAGGAGAGAGCGAGCCGACCTTGCTCTGGAACTTACCCCTTATTGCGCCCAGACGCCTTTCGCCACATACATCCAGGGCCGCGTCTTTCTCGCTCTGAAGGACTTTGCCCAAGCCGCTTTTCACTTCCGCAAGGCGGCGATTGGCATGA GTGTAAAGGATATCGATGTCGACCGACACAGCAGCGGTCTCCTGGATGATACCGAGTGGAATCTGCTCAACAAGGGACCGGCACGGTATCACTGCCATATCGTAGCTCTgttcgagaaggccaaggcctACTCTTTCGTCATCGAGTTCGCTGGTCTCGCCATCCAATACTCGCACGCCAGTCCCGAGGCTGCACTAGTCAGGAGTGAGATGCTCAGCCGTCAGTTTAACGCGGCTACGGTGTTCTCGCGTTTCGATGTTGCTCACGCAAGCCTTCTCGCGATGAAAGACAAGGCGATGCAGCACTCATCCCTCCGTAAACTGGTCGACAAGATGTGCGAATCTTACCACACCAGCGAACTAATGTCGCTGCCGTTCCCCGGCCTGCAGGACTCGATCGATGAAATCCTGGCCCAGAGGTGTAAGACGGCGATGGATGTCCTCAGCGGCATCCCGTACCACCAAATTCTCTATTCATGGAGGATCAAACATAACGACtaccgcggcgccgccactGTGCTGCTCGACCGCATCCAGAAACTACagcacgccggcgagggcgataAGTTGATcggcgacgacatcctcgacaCGGCCGTGACCAAGCAGTACTTGCTGCTGATCAATGCCCTGAGCTGCGTCGATCCCAAGCAGGCGTGGATCTTTTCGGAAGAgctgcccccccccaacTCGAGAGAGACAACAGGCTTCCAGGGCAAGCGCAAGGTCGTAACGCTGCCCGACCTGCGGAAGCAATACCAAGACGAGTTGGACAGAATTGCCGCCATCCAGAACAACCAGTTCGGTTTCGAGGCAGACGACGCCATGGACATTATGTAG
- a CDS encoding Hsp20-like protein produces MAFFPRNFYNTSSDASFTPLFRLLEDFDNYSRAGGANGNSGSRGTHRNHVPTFQPKFDVREVDDAYELHGELPGMKKEDVSIEFTDPHTLHIRGRVERSYTAGNPPAGFLQGAEMSGAITDGNEKKSRPASHQPTVEDEKDDDSNSTAQPTPATTVAEVDRSAALGKKEPADNAKYWVSERSIGEFSRIFNFPGQISQDAVSASFKDGILSIRVPKAPKHETRRIQVN; encoded by the coding sequence ATGGCCTTCTTCCCTCGCAACTTCTACAACACCTCTTCCGACGCCTCCTTTACCCCACTTttccgcctcctcgaggacTTTGACAACTACTCTCGCGCTGGCGGCGCCAATGGCAACAGTGGCTCTCGCGGCACTCACCGCAACCATGTCCCGACCTTCCAGCCAAAGTTTGATGTCCGCGAGGTCGATGACGCCTACGAGCTGCATGGCGAGCTCCCCGGTATGAAGAAAGAAGATGTCTCGATCGAGTTCACCGACCCACACACCCTCCACATccgcggccgcgtcgagAGGTCGTACACCGCCGGCAACCCACCCGCGGGATTCCTCCAGGGAGCCGAGATGAGCGGTGCCATCACCGACGGGAATGAGAAGAAATCCCGCCCTGCGTCACACCAGCCTACTGTCGAGGATgagaaggacgacgacagTAACTCAACGGCGCAGCCTACGCCCGCAACGActgtcgccgaggtcgacaggtccgccgccctcggcaagAAAGAGCCGGCCGACAACGCCAAGTACTGGGTCTCAGAGCGCAGCATCGGCGAGTTCAGCCGCATCTTCAACTTCCCCGGCCAGATCTCACAggacgccgtctcggccagcttcAAGGATGGTATCCTTTCGATTCGCGTGCCCAAGGCGCCCAAGCACGAAACCCGCCGCATCCAGGTCAACTAA
- a CDS encoding DNA repair protein rhp51 — translation MAEVDGYEESHNGDEGGTTGPGAPTPLSALEGVAGLTKRDIQMVVDGGFNTVESVAYTPRRMLEQIKGISEQKATKILAEASKLVPMGFTTATEMHQRRSELISITTGSKQLDTLLAGGIETGSVTELFGEFRTGKSQICHTLAVTCQLPFDMGGGEGKCLYIDTEGTFRPVRLLAVANRFGLSGEEVLDNVAYARAYNSDHQLQLLQQAGAMMCETRFSLLIVDSATALYRTDFLGRGELSSRQTHLAKFMRTLQRLADEFGIAVVITNQVVAQVDGGPSAMFNPDPKKPIGGNIIAHASTTRISLKKGRGETRIAKIYDSPCLPESDCLFAINEDGIGDPSPKDLEKD, via the exons ATGGCCGAAGTCGACGGCTACGAGGAGAGTCACAATGGTGATGAGGGCGGCACGACCGGCCCTGGCGCGCCAACGCCACTCTCTGCACTTGAG GGCGTTGCAGGTCTGACGAAGCGTGATATCCAAATGGTGGTTGATGGAGGTTTCAACACAGTAGAGTCGGTCGCGTACACCCCACGTAGAATGCTTGAGCAGATCAAGGGTATTTCTGAGCAGAAAGCCACCAAGATCCTCGCCGAAG CCTCGAAACTCGTGCCAATGGGCTTCACGACCGCTACCGAGATGCACCAACGACGCAGTGAGCTCATTTCTATCACGACGGGCTCAAAGCAGCTAGACACCCTTCTCGCCGGTGGTATCGAGACCGGATCAGTGACCGAGCTTTTTGGAGAGTTCCGCACGGGAAAGAGTCAGATCTGCCATACGCTTGCCGTGACGTGCCAGCTGCCCTTCGACATGGGCGGTGGCGAGGGCAAATGCTTGTACATCGACACCGAGGGTACGTTCCGGCCTGTTCGGttgctcgccgtcgccaaccGATTTGGTCTTTCCGGAGAAGAGGTCCTGGACAACGTGGCATATGCGCGTGCGTACAACTCGGATCATCAgcttcagctcctccagcaggCTGGCGCCATGATGTGTGAGACTCGGTTctccctcctcatcgtcgacagTGCTACGGCTCTCTACAGAACCGACTTTTTAGGCAGAGGCGAGCTGTCGTCGAGACAGACCCATCTTGCCAAGTTCATGCGCACCCTTCAGCGTCTCGCGGATGAGTTTGGAATCGCTGTCGTCATTACGAACCAGGTTGTTGCGCAGGTTGATGGCGGACCCAGTGCCATGTTCAATCCTGACCCGAAGAAGCCGATTGGCGGCAACATCATTGCTCACGCCAGCACGACAAGAATTAGCCTGAAAAAGGGACGCGGCGAGACCCGTATCGCCAAGATATACGACAGTCCCTGCTTGCCCGAGAGCGACTGCCTCTTCGCCATCAACGAGGACGGCATTGGCGACCCCAGCCCCAAGGACCTGGAGAAAGACTGA
- a CDS encoding Vacuolar protein sorting-associated protein 26 — translation MSYFFSTPVDIDIVLEDADERSMVDVKLDKNRREKAPLYMDGESVKGAVTVRPKDGKRLEHTGIKVQFIGTIEMFFDRGNHYEFLSLVQELAAPGELQHPQTFDFNFKNVEKQYESYNGINVKLRYFVRVTVSRRMADVIREKDIWVYSYRIPPEMNSSIKMDVGIEDCLHIEFEYSKSKYHLKDVIVGRIYFLLVRLKIKHMELSIIRRETTGAAPNQYNESETLVRFEIMDGSPSRGETIPIRLFLGGFDLTPTFRDVNKKFSTRYYLSLVLIDEDARRYFKQSEIILYRQAPDAAAGPNMIMAAAPENPKLMGNSLVQT, via the exons ATGTCATACTTCTTCTCGACCcccgtcgacatcgacatcgtgCTGGAGGATGCCGATGAGCGGTCCATGGTGGACGTAAAGCTCGACAAGAACCGCCGCGAAAAGGCACCGCTGTACATGGATGGCGAGAGTGTCAAGGGCGCCGTGACCGTCAGACCCAAAGACGGCAAGCGGCTAGAGCACACTGGCATCAAAGTCCAGTTTATCGGCACGATAG AAATGTTCTTCGACCGCGGAAACCACTACGAattcctctccctcgtccaGGAGCTCGCTGCCCCcggcgagctgcagcacCCGCAGACGTTCGACTTCAACTTCAAGAACGTCGAAAAGCAGTACGAGTCGTACAACGGCATCAACGTCAAGCTGCGCTATTTCGTCCGCGTCACCGTCTCCCGTCGTATGGCCGATGTTATCCGCGAGAAGGACATTTGGGTCTACTCATACCGCATACCCCCAGAAATGAACTCGTCCATCAAGATGgacgtcggcatcgaggacTGCCTGCACATCGAGTTCGAGTACTCCAAATCAAAGTACCACCTCAAGGATGTTATTGTGGGTCGCATATACTTTCTGCTGGTTCGTCTCAAGATTAAGCACATGGAGCTGTCCATCATCCGGCGAGAGACGACGGGCGCGGCGCCTAATCAGTACAACGAGAGCGAGACTTTGGTAAGGTTCGAG ATCATGGACGGTTCGCCTTCGAGAGGAGAGACCATTCCTATTCGactcttcctcggcggcttcgaccTGACCCCGACGTTCCGGGATGTGAACAAGAAGTTCTCTACCCGATACTACCTCAGTTTGGTGCTCATCGACGAAG ACGCACGGCGGTATTTCAAGCAGTCGGAAATCATCCTCTATCGCCAAGCCCCGGACGCAGCTGCTGGTCCCAACATGATTATGGCTGCCGCCCCGGAGAATCCTAAGCTCATGGGCAACTCTCTCGTTCAAACATAA
- a CDS encoding Yt521-b-like splicing gives MGDVQPPSNGSEYPVVDSHQGLNTVGVSTLCFDEKSRMEAQSISHAQHQQYGPQQHAFSSQLDMAQQPASGRPNAFNMNGMANALPQASMRQNLYASGSQQQHHQQRFSPATSSPSMMPQMPQMAPQYPGQAAMPMGTPHYYMSQHPQMQHYYANQLSPAQQHARPNIGYYPNQMVMSHPQNSHIPQGYYYPSAGHYAQNQGLQNPMVSAQYMGGNPTHSDPRVVPQIPNGVDHNGAPVSSTHKPSDVGEGRSGIVRGPPRKPRQSGEHRSCSSSRHGLLTDLGHAIWIGNLPPQTDLMNLVHHVCKEANGLESLFLISKSNCAFANFKDEQTCITAQQKLHDSKFQSVRLVSRLRKSTVEGTAGVTAPTGPAASSGAQTPHDTTTQPAATEKVTEVAATETSEIKPVTAAAEPILQKDKFFILKSLTVEDLELSAKTGIWATQSHNEETLNAAFNAVDNVYLVFSANKSGEYFGYARMTSQINDDPAAAIEFAPKAQSASDVDLPKAIPTEPTEFAPKGRIIDDSARGTIFWEAEREDGESGEEDEEQELDQSDASSRKSGNLEADGTAKAWGKPFKLEWLSTARLPFYRTRGLRNPWNSNREVKIARDGTELEPSVGRRLIGLFNRVQSPGLGAAPAAMRPGMAMIAGYPPMRPHYQQ, from the exons ATGGGGGATGTCCAACCCCCTTCCAACGGCTCTGAGTATCCTGTCGTAGATTCTCATCAAGGCTTGAACACTGTAGGTGTCTCAACGCTTTGCTTTGACGAGAAATCGAGAATGGAGGCTCAAAGTATCTCCCATGCACAGCACCAGCAATATGGTCCCCAACAGCATGCCTTCTCTTCCCAACTCGACATGGCACAACAGCCCGCATCCGGTCGCCCCAACGCCTTTAACATGAACGGTATGGCGAACGCGCTGCCGCAGGCCAGTATGAGGCAGAATCTCTATGCGTCCGGAAGTCAACAGCAGCACCATCAGCAGCGGTTCAGCCCCGcaacgtcctcgccgtcaatGATGCCACAGATGCCACAGATGGCTCCTCAGTATCCCGGCCAAGCCGCGATGCCCATGGGAACCCCGCACTACTATATGTCACAGCATCCGCAGATGCAGCATTATTACGCAAACCAGCTCTCCCCAGCCCAACAGCACGCTCGGCCGAACATAGGATACTACCCGAACCAAATGGTTATGAGCCACCCGCAGAACAGCCATATTCCTCAAGGATACTACTATCCTTCGGCAGGTCACTATGCCCAGAACCAAGGTCTCCAGAACCCAATGGTCTCCGCGCAATACATGGGAGGAAATCCGACGCATAGTGACCCGAGAGTCGTTCCACAGATCCCAAACGGGGTTGATCACAACGGCGCACCCGTTTCTTCGACCCACAAGCCCAGCG ACGTGGGTGAAGGCCGGTCCGGTATTGTTCGAGGTCCGCCGCGGAAGCCGCGTCAAAGTGGTGAGCATCGATCGTGCAGCTCTTCCCGGCACGGGTTGCTGACAGACCTAGGTCATGCGATTTGGATCGGAAATCTCCCACCTCAGACGGACCTGATGAATCTGGTTCACCACGTGTGCAAGGAAGCGAACGGTCTCGAATCCCTCTTCTTGATTTCGAAAAGCAATTGCGCATTCGCCAACTTCAAGGACGAACAGACCTGCATAACGGCTCAGCAGAAACTGCACGATTCCAAATTCCAATCTGTCCGTCTGGTCAGTCGCCTGCGTAAGAGCACCGTCGAAGGTACAGCTGGTGTTACGGCACCCACTGGcccagcagcatcatctgGAGCGCAAACCCCCCACGATACCACGACTCAACCGGCCGCTACGGAGAAAGTGACGGAAGTTGCAGCGACGGAAACAAGCGAAATCAAGCCAGtcaccgctgccgccgagccGATACTCCAGAAAGACAAATTCTTCATCTTGAAGAGTTTGACTGTGGAGGATTTGGAACTCAGTGCCAAGACGGGTATCTGGGCAACCCAATCTCACAACGAAGAAACGCTTAATGCCGCGTTTAAC GCCGTCGATAACGTGTATCTTGTCTTTTCTGCGAACAAATCAGGCGAATACTTCGGATACGCGAGAATGACGTCTCAAATCAACGATGACCCAGCGGCCGCGATCGAATTTGCCCCCAAGGCACAGTCCGCTAGCGATGTCGATTTGCCCAAGGCGATCCCAACCGAACCGACTGAGTTTGCGCCCAAAGGCAGGATCATCGACGATTCGGCCAGAGGGACCATATTCTGGGAAGCAGAGCGCGAAGACGGAGAAAGtggagaagaggatgaggaacAGGAGCTGGACCAGAGTGATGCGAGCAGCAGAAAGAGCGGGAATTTGGAAGCCGATGGCACCGCGAAAGCTTGGGGAAAGCCATTCAAACTCGAATGGCTGTCGACCGCACGCCTGCCGTTCTATCGAACCAGAGGGTTGCGCAACCCTTGGAACTCGAACCGAGAAGTCAAGATTGCGAGAGACGGTACAGAGCTCGAGCCATCGGTTGGGAGGAGGTTGATAGGACTCTTTAACAGGGTACAAAGTCCTGGACTCGGAGCTGCGCCGGCTGCTATGCGACCTGGGATGGCCATGATTGCAGGGTATCCGCCCATGAGGCCACATTACCAGCAATAA